One genomic region from Equus asinus isolate D_3611 breed Donkey chromosome 10, EquAss-T2T_v2, whole genome shotgun sequence encodes:
- the LOC106830840 gene encoding olfactory receptor 1J4-like, with amino-acid sequence MRRENQSSVSKFLLLGLPIQPEQQGLFFVLFLGMYLTTVLGNLLIILLIRLDSRLHTPMYFFLSHLALTDVSFSSVTVPKMLINMHIQDQSILYAGCVTQMYFFIFFGCVDNLLLAVMAYDRYVAVCHPLHYTTIMKEGLCIFLLAGSWLLSCASALSHTLLLDQLSFCADNTIPHFFCDLAALLKLSCSDTSLNDIFIFTVGGLVIILSFIGILVSYGHIGATILRFPSIKGICKALSTCGSHLSVVFLFYGTIVVLYFFPSSSNSNDQEIIVSVMYTVVTPMLNPFIYSLRNRDMKSALGRLFRREIFFSM; translated from the coding sequence atgaGAAGGGAGAATCAGAGCAGTGTGTCCAAgttcctcctcctggggctccccATCCAGCCAGAGCAGCAAGGTTTGTTCTTTGTCCTGTTCCTTGGCATGTACCTGACCACAGTGCTGGGGAACCTACTTATCATCTTGCTCATCAGGCTGGACTCTCGCCTCCACACCccaatgtacttcttcctcagccACTTGGCCCTCACTGATGTCTCTTTTTCATCTGTCACAGTCCCTAAGATGTTGATAAACATGCATATTCAGGATCAATCCATCCTTTATGCTGGGTGTGTGacacaaatgtattttttcatattttttggcTGTGTTGATAACCTTCTTCTTGCAGTGATGGCATATGACAGGTATGTAGCCGTTTGTCACCCTCTACACTACACCACCATCATGAAGGAGGGGTTGTGTATATTTCTGTTGGCTGGATCCTGGCTCCTCTCTTGTGCCAGTGCCCTGTCTCACACCCTCCTCTTGGATCAACTGTCCTTCTGTGCTGACAACACCATcccccacttcttctgtgaccttGCTGCCCTGCTtaagctctcctgctcagacaCCTCCCTCAATGATATTTTTATCTTCACTGTTGGGGGATTGGTCATAATCCTGTCATTTATTGGCATCCTGGTCTCTTATGGCCACATTGGGGCCACCATCCTGAGGTTTCCCTCAATCAAGGGGATCTGCAAAGCCTTGTCCACCTGTGGCTCTCACCTTTCTGTGGTTTTTCTATTCTATGGGACAATTGTGGTATTGTACTTTTTCCCATCATCAAGCAACTCCAATGACCAAGAAATAATTGTTTCAGTCATGTACACAGTGGTCACTCCTATGCTGAACCCTTtcatctacagtctgaggaacaggGACATGAAAAGTGCCCTAGGGAGACTTTTCAGGAGAGAGATCTTTTTCTCCATGTGA